In one Candidatus Polarisedimenticolaceae bacterium genomic region, the following are encoded:
- a CDS encoding Uma2 family endonuclease, producing the protein MPHVLERKLTYADLPEEPTDGKRYEIIRGRLYVTPAPDRAHQIISFRLERDLADYFEPLGLMILHAPIDMILATHDIFVPDIVVIDPVADDSKRGVERPPLLAVEILSPSTRGRDLNLKHRRYGELAIKHYWVVDPVERSVTCFKRHGDKYRIRVPAVFKGFLRHPDFDGMTINVGRIWPKPAS; encoded by the coding sequence ATGCCGCACGTTCTCGAACGCAAGCTTACGTACGCGGATCTGCCCGAAGAGCCGACCGACGGCAAGCGCTACGAGATCATTCGCGGCCGGCTCTATGTGACCCCGGCCCCCGATCGCGCACATCAAATCATTTCATTTCGCCTCGAGCGCGATCTGGCCGACTATTTTGAACCGCTCGGCTTGATGATTCTCCACGCGCCGATCGACATGATTCTCGCCACGCACGACATCTTCGTGCCCGACATCGTCGTCATCGATCCAGTGGCCGACGACTCGAAGCGCGGGGTCGAGCGCCCGCCGCTCCTCGCGGTCGAGATCCTGTCGCCTTCGACGCGGGGCAGAGATCTCAACCTGAAGCACCGGCGATATGGCGAGCTCGCCATCAAGCACTACTGGGTCGTCGATCCAGTCGAACGATCGGTCACGTGCTTCAAGCGCCACGGCGACAAGTACCGGATACGAGTCCCCGCCGTCTTCAAGGGCTTCCTGCGCCACCCCGACTTCGACGGCATGACGATCAATGTTGGGCGCATTTGGCCGAAGCCAGCGTCGTAG
- a CDS encoding Uma2 family endonuclease: protein MPHGLARKLTYSDLPPEPTDGRRYELIRGRLFVNPSPNTIHQLISMRLSVTLYGYFETRGHRVFQAPTDVILTPGDVFIPDIVVAALDDITIRGIERPPLIAVEILSPSTRRNDLRLKKTRYAELGIPHYWIVDPGERWVECHRLERRRYASLLGVASDGVLTHPEFDGLTIDVGALWTQLPGEDQSSAS, encoded by the coding sequence GTGCCGCACGGTCTCGCGCGCAAGCTGACGTACTCGGATCTCCCGCCGGAGCCGACCGACGGCAGGCGCTACGAGCTTATTCGCGGCCGGTTGTTCGTGAACCCGTCGCCCAATACGATCCATCAACTGATCTCGATGCGCCTGAGCGTCACGCTCTACGGGTACTTCGAGACGCGTGGGCACCGAGTCTTCCAGGCGCCGACCGACGTCATCCTGACGCCCGGCGATGTCTTCATTCCGGACATCGTCGTCGCAGCTCTCGACGACATCACTATCCGCGGCATCGAGCGTCCACCGCTGATCGCGGTCGAGATTCTCTCACCGTCAACGCGACGCAACGATCTCCGGCTGAAGAAGACACGCTACGCCGAGCTCGGAATTCCGCACTATTGGATCGTCGATCCTGGTGAGCGGTGGGTCGAATGTCATCGACTCGAGCGACGGAGGTACGCGTCTCTCCTCGGGGTCGCGTCGGACGGTGTGTTGACGCATCCGGAGTTCGACGGTCTCACGATCGACGTCGGGGCACTGTGGACCCAGCTTCCGGGAGAGGATCAGTCCTCGGCTTCGTAG
- a CDS encoding VOC family protein: MSQHEKPPVGSIGWCDLTVADAAGVRDFYRDVLGWKATEVDMNGYSDYVMQQPKTGAPTAGICWARGKNRDLPPVWLIYFVVKSLDNSLAQLLLHGGTVVREPVSGGGGRFAVVKDPAGAVCALYEAED, from the coding sequence ATGAGTCAACACGAAAAGCCCCCTGTCGGCTCGATCGGCTGGTGCGATCTCACCGTCGCCGACGCCGCGGGTGTCCGCGACTTCTACCGCGACGTCCTCGGCTGGAAGGCGACCGAAGTCGACATGAACGGCTACTCCGATTATGTGATGCAGCAGCCGAAGACCGGCGCGCCGACGGCGGGGATCTGCTGGGCACGCGGCAAGAACCGCGATCTGCCACCGGTATGGCTCATCTACTTCGTCGTGAAGTCGCTCGACAATAGCCTCGCCCAACTCCTGTTGCACGGCGGCACGGTCGTGCGTGAGCCGGTGTCGGGTGGCGGCGGGCGCTTCGCGGTCGTGAAGGATCCGGCGGGCGCCGTGTGCGCGCTCTACGAAGCCGAGGACTGA
- a CDS encoding Rid family hydrolase codes for MSTPRNKDVVSTRAPEPVGAFPHAKRVGDLLFLSGIGPRKRGSKEIPGVTLGPDGDILRYDIEKQTRAVFENVRLVLEDAGASWDDIVDVTVFLTDMRADFPTFNRLYAEHFTTNRPTRTTIEVGALPTPIAVELKVIAQVKGNGKD; via the coding sequence ATGAGCACACCCCGCAACAAGGACGTCGTCAGCACGCGCGCGCCCGAGCCCGTCGGCGCCTTCCCGCACGCCAAGCGCGTCGGCGATCTCCTCTTCCTCTCCGGCATCGGCCCACGGAAGCGCGGCAGCAAGGAGATCCCCGGCGTCACCCTCGGCCCCGACGGCGACATCCTCCGCTACGACATCGAGAAGCAGACGCGCGCCGTCTTCGAGAATGTCCGCCTCGTCCTCGAGGACGCGGGCGCCTCATGGGACGACATCGTCGACGTCACGGTTTTCCTCACGGACATGAGGGCCGACTTCCCCACCTTCAACCGCCTCTACGCGGAGCACTTCACGACGAACCGCCCCACGCGCACGACGATCGAGGTCGGCGCCCTGCCGACGCCGATCGCGGTGGAGCTGAAGGTCATTGCGCAGGTGAAGGGAAACGGTAAGGACTGA
- a CDS encoding aldehyde dehydrogenase has protein sequence MTTRTETATRILQYIGDDFVPPSSNAYIDDVDPATGHAYAQVPDGDANDVDRAVAAAKKAFPAWSATPAAERSRLLMAIADAMEQEIDALARIESIDSGKPIALARAMDIPRAIANFRFFATAILHTKSELHATDTEALNYTLRRPLGVVAGISPWNLPLYLLTWKIAPALAAGNTVVAKPSEITPMSAFELARIAKAVGLPAGVLNIIHGRGPQIGPSLTGHPDVKAISFTGGTATGTSIAAIAAPKLKKLSLELGGKNPNVVFADADLDDAVKTGLRAAFRNQGQICLCGSRILVEQSAYDEFVERFVAGAVTLRQGDPLDTATEQGAIVSKQHFDKIMSYLSLAKEEGGTILCGGGAAPKINERCKDGWFIQPTVIVDLPMSCRTNQEEIFGPVVTIAPFKDEDEAVQLANDTPYGLSATLWTQSLNRAHRVADRIDAGTVWVNCWMFRDLRVPFGGMKASGVGREGGDDALHFFTEPKNVCVKT, from the coding sequence ATGACGACCCGCACCGAGACCGCGACCCGGATCCTCCAGTACATCGGCGACGACTTCGTGCCGCCGTCGTCGAACGCCTACATCGACGACGTCGACCCCGCGACCGGCCACGCCTACGCGCAGGTCCCCGACGGCGACGCGAACGACGTCGACCGTGCCGTCGCCGCCGCGAAGAAGGCGTTCCCAGCTTGGTCGGCGACTCCCGCTGCCGAGCGCTCGCGCCTCTTGATGGCGATCGCCGACGCGATGGAGCAGGAGATCGACGCGCTGGCGCGGATCGAGAGCATCGACAGCGGCAAGCCGATCGCACTCGCGCGCGCGATGGACATCCCGAGGGCGATCGCCAACTTCCGCTTCTTCGCGACCGCCATCCTCCACACGAAGAGCGAGCTGCACGCCACCGACACCGAGGCGTTGAACTACACCCTCCGCCGCCCGCTCGGCGTCGTCGCCGGCATCTCGCCGTGGAACCTGCCGCTCTACCTCTTGACGTGGAAGATCGCGCCCGCCCTCGCCGCCGGGAATACCGTCGTCGCGAAGCCGTCCGAGATCACGCCGATGTCGGCGTTCGAGCTGGCGCGCATCGCGAAGGCCGTCGGCCTCCCCGCCGGCGTTCTCAACATCATCCACGGCCGCGGGCCGCAGATCGGCCCCTCGCTGACCGGCCATCCCGACGTCAAGGCGATCTCCTTCACCGGCGGCACGGCGACGGGAACGAGCATCGCCGCGATCGCGGCGCCCAAGCTCAAGAAGCTCTCGCTCGAGCTGGGCGGCAAGAACCCCAACGTCGTCTTCGCCGACGCCGACCTGGACGACGCGGTCAAGACCGGCCTCCGCGCCGCATTCAGGAACCAAGGTCAGATCTGCCTCTGCGGCTCGCGCATCTTGGTCGAGCAGAGCGCCTACGACGAGTTCGTCGAGCGCTTCGTCGCGGGCGCCGTGACGCTGCGACAAGGCGATCCGCTCGACACGGCGACGGAGCAAGGCGCGATCGTCTCGAAGCAGCACTTCGACAAGATCATGTCGTACCTGAGTCTCGCGAAGGAAGAAGGCGGGACGATTCTTTGCGGCGGCGGCGCGGCGCCGAAGATCAACGAGCGCTGCAAGGACGGCTGGTTCATCCAGCCGACCGTGATCGTCGACCTGCCGATGAGCTGCCGCACGAACCAGGAAGAGATCTTCGGCCCCGTCGTCACGATCGCGCCGTTCAAGGACGAGGACGAGGCCGTGCAGCTCGCGAACGACACGCCCTACGGCCTCTCCGCGACGCTGTGGACTCAAAGCCTCAATCGTGCGCACCGCGTTGCCGACCGTATCGATGCCGGTACCGTGTGGGTGAACTGCTGGATGTTCCGCGACCTCCGCGTCCCCTTCGGCGGGATGAAGGCGAGCGGCGTCGGCCGCGAGGGCGGCGACGACGCGCTCCACTTCTTCACCGAGCCGAAGAACGTCTGCGTGAAGACATGA
- a CDS encoding SDR family oxidoreductase, protein MDHHSLAGKRALVCGATQGIGRAAAIELASRGAAITVFARDLATLEKVKSLLPGTGHSVLTADFQDNDAVKNTAAANVQERGPVHVLINNTGGPAGGPIVDAKADAFLATFKAHLINNQLLAQVVIPGMKESGYGRIVNIVSTSVKEPIPGLGVSNTIRAAVAGWAKTLAGELAPFGVTVNNVLPGYTKTQRLDSIIDARAKATGRDRDEIARQMTAQVPMGRFAEAWEIAAAIGFLASPSGGYITGVSLPVDGGRISAL, encoded by the coding sequence ATGGACCATCACTCACTCGCCGGAAAACGTGCTCTGGTCTGCGGCGCGACGCAGGGAATCGGACGCGCCGCCGCGATCGAGCTGGCGTCGCGCGGCGCCGCCATCACCGTCTTCGCCCGGGATCTCGCGACCCTCGAGAAGGTGAAATCGCTGCTTCCGGGTACGGGCCACTCGGTGCTCACCGCCGACTTCCAGGACAACGACGCGGTGAAGAACACCGCCGCGGCGAACGTCCAGGAGCGCGGGCCGGTCCACGTCCTGATCAACAACACCGGCGGCCCCGCCGGCGGCCCGATCGTCGACGCGAAGGCCGACGCCTTCCTCGCGACGTTCAAGGCGCACCTCATCAACAACCAGCTGCTCGCCCAGGTCGTGATCCCCGGGATGAAGGAGTCGGGCTACGGCCGCATCGTCAACATCGTCTCGACGTCGGTGAAGGAGCCGATCCCAGGTCTCGGCGTGTCGAACACGATCCGCGCGGCGGTCGCCGGCTGGGCGAAGACGCTCGCCGGCGAGCTCGCGCCGTTCGGCGTCACCGTGAACAACGTCCTCCCCGGCTACACGAAGACGCAGCGCCTCGATTCGATCATCGACGCACGCGCCAAGGCGACGGGGCGCGACCGCGACGAGATCGCGCGGCAGATGACGGCGCAGGTCCCGATGGGGCGCTTCGCGGAGGCGTGGGAGATCGCCGCCGCCATCGGGTTCCTCGCGAGCCCCTCCGGGGGGTACATTACCGGCGTCAGCCTCCCCGTCGACGGGGGAAGGATCTCCGCCCTATGA
- a CDS encoding methyltransferase domain-containing protein, whose amino-acid sequence MDIEGWYAALEERHLASLTFPEVRRALQSLSTLYVGKRDRIAGGAALDGAGKRAAFALFYGPLHFLTVRAVVEAVGSGEPKRIVDLGCGTGVAGAAWALAAKGAPAVSGADTSGWAVTEATWNARALGVHASFKRGDLTAVKVGAVGEGVIAAYAINELPDAVRETMRERLLAAAKAGSRVIIVEPIAKRPFPWWPVWEKAFVEAGGRADTWRFPALLPARMKLLDKAAGLDHRELTARSLAI is encoded by the coding sequence GTGGACATCGAAGGCTGGTATGCGGCGCTCGAGGAGCGCCACCTCGCCTCGCTGACCTTTCCCGAGGTTCGGCGCGCGCTCCAGTCGCTCTCGACGCTCTACGTCGGCAAGCGCGACAGGATCGCCGGCGGCGCCGCGCTCGACGGCGCCGGGAAGCGCGCGGCCTTCGCCCTGTTCTACGGGCCACTCCACTTCCTCACCGTGCGTGCGGTCGTCGAGGCGGTCGGATCCGGCGAGCCGAAGCGCATCGTGGACCTCGGCTGCGGGACCGGGGTCGCCGGCGCGGCGTGGGCGCTCGCGGCGAAGGGTGCTCCCGCCGTCTCGGGAGCCGACACGAGCGGCTGGGCGGTCACGGAGGCGACGTGGAACGCTCGCGCGCTCGGCGTCCACGCCTCGTTCAAGCGCGGCGACCTGACCGCGGTCAAGGTCGGCGCCGTGGGCGAGGGGGTGATCGCCGCCTACGCGATCAACGAGCTTCCCGATGCCGTGCGCGAGACGATGCGCGAGCGCCTGCTCGCCGCTGCGAAGGCGGGGAGCCGCGTCATCATCGTCGAGCCGATCGCGAAGCGGCCGTTCCCGTGGTGGCCCGTGTGGGAGAAGGCGTTCGTGGAAGCGGGGGGCCGGGCGGACACCTGGCGGTTCCCGGCGCTCCTTCCCGCGCGCATGAAGCTCCTCGACAAGGCCGCCGGCCTGGACCACCGCGAGCTGACCGCCCGCAGCCTCGCCATTTGA
- a CDS encoding dicarboxylate/amino acid:cation symporter, with translation MKRPLPLHWKMLIGGVGGATLGLVAHVASAGDPRLDTFIRYVTTPVGQVFLRLLFMLVIPLLVSALAMGVAGLGDVRELGRIGLKTLVYTVSVSVIAAVLGVALVNLLQPGTGIAEDKRQILLARAQQASGTIAATSAAPKAGFDLLIQMVPSNPVKAAADGDMLGVMVFALFLGIGLSLTPTEASRKLQGALEGLYEVSMTLIGIVIRFAPYAVAALLFNLTAQIGFDALTLLARYVGVVVLALAIHQFIVYGALVKVFGGMSPRVFFSGIEEAMLTAFSTSSSNATLPTALRVAEEKLKLPPHVSRFVLTIGSTANQNGTALFEGVTVLFLAQFYGVELGLARQMMVVGICVLGGIGTAGVPAGSLPVVALILGMVGVPPEGIGMILGVDRFLDMCRTTLNVSGDLAAAVVISRGERA, from the coding sequence GTGAAGCGGCCGCTCCCGCTCCATTGGAAGATGCTCATCGGCGGTGTCGGCGGCGCCACGCTCGGATTGGTCGCGCACGTCGCCTCCGCCGGCGACCCGCGCCTCGACACCTTCATCCGGTACGTCACGACGCCGGTCGGCCAGGTCTTCCTGCGCCTGCTCTTCATGCTCGTCATCCCGCTCCTCGTTTCGGCGCTGGCCATGGGCGTGGCGGGTCTGGGTGACGTCCGCGAGCTCGGCCGCATCGGCCTCAAGACGCTCGTCTACACGGTCTCCGTCTCGGTGATCGCGGCGGTGCTCGGCGTCGCGCTCGTCAATCTGCTCCAACCCGGAACCGGCATCGCGGAGGACAAGCGGCAGATCCTGCTCGCGCGCGCACAGCAGGCGTCCGGAACGATCGCGGCCACGTCGGCCGCGCCCAAGGCCGGCTTCGACCTTCTCATCCAGATGGTTCCCAGCAATCCCGTCAAGGCCGCCGCGGACGGCGACATGCTCGGGGTCATGGTCTTCGCGCTCTTTCTCGGGATCGGCCTCTCGCTGACGCCGACGGAGGCGTCGCGCAAGCTCCAAGGGGCGCTCGAAGGGCTCTACGAAGTCTCGATGACGCTCATCGGCATCGTGATCCGCTTCGCGCCCTACGCCGTCGCCGCGCTCCTGTTCAACCTGACGGCGCAGATCGGCTTCGATGCGCTGACGCTCCTCGCGCGCTACGTCGGCGTCGTCGTGCTCGCGCTCGCGATCCACCAGTTCATCGTCTACGGCGCGCTCGTCAAGGTGTTCGGCGGCATGAGCCCGCGCGTGTTCTTCTCCGGGATCGAGGAGGCGATGCTCACGGCGTTCTCGACGTCCTCGTCGAACGCCACGTTGCCGACGGCGCTCCGGGTCGCCGAGGAGAAGCTCAAGCTGCCGCCGCACGTCAGCCGCTTCGTCCTCACGATCGGCTCGACGGCGAACCAGAACGGCACCGCCCTCTTCGAGGGGGTGACCGTTCTCTTCCTGGCGCAGTTCTACGGCGTCGAGCTGGGGCTCGCGCGTCAGATGATGGTCGTCGGAATCTGCGTGCTCGGCGGCATCGGCACCGCCGGCGTGCCCGCGGGCTCGCTCCCCGTCGTCGCGCTCATCCTCGGCATGGTCGGCGTTCCACCCGAAGGCATCGGCATGATCTTGGGCGTCGACCGGTTTCTCGACATGTGCCGGACCACGCTCAACGTGAGCGGCGACTTGGCCGCGGCCGTCGTGATCTCGCGCGGCGAGCGCGCCTGA
- a CDS encoding superoxide dismutase, producing MAFELPPLPYAFDALEPHIDARTMEIHHDKHHAAYVTNLNKALEAHPTFQTQSLHQILSGLAKVPEAVRTAVRNNGGGHYNHTLFWTLMKKGAGGEPKGGLKTAIDGAFGSFAEFKAKFAAAGLGRFGSGWAWLAVRDGKLGIESTPNQDSPVMDGGVPVLGCDVWEHAYYLKYQNRRADYIEAWWSVVDWSKADELYTAAKA from the coding sequence ATGGCATTCGAACTCCCCCCGCTCCCGTACGCCTTCGACGCCCTCGAGCCTCACATCGATGCGCGGACGATGGAGATCCATCACGACAAGCATCACGCCGCTTACGTGACGAACTTGAACAAGGCGCTCGAAGCACATCCGACGTTCCAGACGCAGTCGCTCCATCAGATCCTGAGCGGCCTCGCGAAGGTGCCCGAGGCGGTCCGGACCGCGGTGCGCAACAACGGCGGCGGCCACTACAACCACACCCTCTTCTGGACGCTCATGAAGAAGGGCGCGGGAGGCGAGCCGAAGGGCGGCCTCAAGACGGCGATCGACGGAGCGTTCGGCTCGTTCGCGGAGTTCAAGGCGAAGTTCGCGGCCGCGGGGCTCGGCCGGTTCGGCTCGGGCTGGGCGTGGCTCGCGGTCCGGGACGGCAAGCTCGGGATCGAGTCGACGCCGAACCAGGACTCGCCGGTCATGGACGGCGGCGTGCCGGTTCTCGGCTGCGACGTCTGGGAGCACGCGTACTACCTGAAGTACCAGAACAGGCGCGCCGACTACATCGAGGCGTGGTGGAGCGTCGTCGATTGGTCGAAGGCGGACGAGCTCTACACCGCGGCGAAGGCCTGA
- a CDS encoding M48 family metalloprotease, giving the protein MGEAFEAPQRRGFGCGLRFLIAGAIVAFALFRYFTQTEVNPVTGEKQHIAMSVDQESALGLESAPVMAREMGGEVPSSEPAAKLVTSIGNNVVAKSDASRSPYTYDFHLLRDPQTVNAFALPGGQVFITYGLLGKLENEAQLAGVLGHEVGHVVNRHGAEHMAKGELGQLLTVATGVAGSDDRGGGQRAAMIAAMVNQLVQLKYSRNDELEADQFGLKAMTEAGYDPQAMLGVMQILEDSSHGGAPPEMLSTHPYPEQRIQAIKSWLAEKYPSGVPHELSTGGALK; this is encoded by the coding sequence ATGGGCGAGGCGTTCGAGGCCCCTCAGCGCCGCGGATTCGGCTGCGGCCTCCGGTTCCTGATCGCCGGCGCGATCGTCGCGTTCGCGCTCTTCCGCTACTTCACGCAGACCGAGGTGAACCCGGTCACCGGCGAGAAGCAGCACATCGCGATGTCCGTCGATCAGGAGTCCGCGCTCGGCCTCGAGTCGGCGCCGGTGATGGCGCGCGAGATGGGCGGGGAAGTTCCCTCGTCGGAGCCCGCGGCGAAGCTCGTCACGTCGATCGGCAACAACGTCGTCGCGAAGAGCGACGCGAGCCGCTCTCCTTATACCTACGACTTCCATCTCCTGCGCGACCCTCAGACGGTCAACGCGTTCGCGCTCCCGGGCGGTCAGGTGTTCATCACGTACGGCCTCCTCGGCAAGCTCGAGAACGAGGCGCAGCTCGCCGGCGTCCTGGGCCACGAGGTCGGCCACGTCGTCAACCGCCACGGGGCCGAGCACATGGCGAAAGGCGAGCTGGGCCAGCTCCTCACCGTCGCGACCGGCGTCGCGGGAAGCGACGACCGCGGCGGCGGCCAGCGCGCCGCGATGATCGCCGCGATGGTCAACCAGCTCGTGCAGCTCAAGTACAGCCGGAACGACGAGCTCGAAGCGGATCAGTTCGGCCTCAAGGCGATGACGGAGGCCGGTTACGACCCGCAGGCGATGCTCGGCGTCATGCAGATCCTCGAGGACTCGTCGCACGGCGGGGCGCCGCCGGAGATGCTCTCGACGCACCCGTACCCCGAGCAGCGGATCCAAGCGATCAAGAGCTGGCTCGCAGAGAAGTATCCGAGCGGCGTGCCGCACGAGCTATCGACCGGCGGTGCCCTGAAATAA
- the kdpC gene encoding potassium-transporting ATPase subunit KdpC, which yields MRRDLAVALRMTVVTLVLTGIAYPLAVTAIARAVFPRQAAGSLVTRDGVVVGSELIGQGFRDPKYFQPRPSAAGKDGYDASASSGSNLGPTSKALIDRIAADVTRLETENPDASGPVPIELVTTSGSGLDPHVSPEAALWQVPRIAKARALDPERIRALIDDTTEGRTLGLLGEPRVNVLRLNLALDALK from the coding sequence GTGCGCCGTGACCTCGCCGTCGCGCTCCGGATGACCGTCGTCACGCTGGTCTTGACCGGCATCGCGTACCCGCTCGCGGTGACCGCGATCGCGCGCGCGGTCTTTCCCCGCCAGGCCGCCGGGAGCTTGGTGACGCGCGACGGGGTCGTCGTCGGATCGGAGCTGATCGGCCAGGGCTTCCGCGACCCGAAGTACTTTCAGCCGAGACCGTCCGCCGCCGGCAAGGACGGCTACGACGCGAGCGCGTCGTCCGGCTCGAACCTCGGCCCGACGTCGAAGGCGCTCATCGACCGCATCGCGGCCGACGTCACACGCCTCGAGACCGAGAATCCCGATGCGTCCGGCCCCGTGCCGATCGAGCTCGTGACCACTTCCGGCAGCGGGCTCGACCCACACGTGTCGCCGGAAGCCGCCCTATGGCAAGTGCCGCGCATCGCGAAGGCGCGCGCCCTCGACCCCGAGCGCATCCGCGCGCTGATCGACGACACCACCGAGGGCCGCACGCTCGGCCTCCTGGGCGAGCCCCGCGTGAACGTCCTCCGCTTGAACCTCGCACTCGATGCCCTGAAATAA
- the kdpB gene encoding potassium-transporting ATPase subunit KdpB: protein MPAARPRRASAWSGPIVRAALADSLRKLDPRVAARNPVMFVVEVGSAVTTLIGIRDALSSAPPAAPAWFTLQVALWLWFTIVFANFSEALAEGRGKAQADALRGLRKETVARRRAGAREESVPASALRRGDEVVVETGETIPGDGEVIEGIASVDESAITGESAPVIRESGGDRSAVTGGTRVLSDRIVVRIGVDPGESFLDRMIGLVEGATRRKTPNEIALHVMLSGMTIIFLIACVTLVPIGVYSGLQLTTPVIVALLVCLIPTTIGGLLSAIGIAGMDRLIRHNVIPLSGRAVEAAGDVDTILLDKTGTITLGNRMATEFLTADGATRDELADAAQLASLADETPEGRSIVVLAKERYGLRGREIGDQGARFVAFSAQTRMSGCDLDGRVIRKGAVDAIARHVEALGGRLPVGIETIVATIARSGGTPLAVADGPRVLGVIHLKDIVKGGLKERFAKFRSMGLRTVMITGDNPLTAAAIAAEAGVDTFLAEATPEMKLKLIREEQAKGKLVAMTGDGTNDAPALAQADVAIAMNTGTQAAREAGNMVDLDSNPTKLLEVVEVGKQLLMTRGCLTTFSISNDVAKYFAILPALFIPVFPEIAPLNVMHLASPRSAILSAVIFNALIIVALIPLALRGVRYRPLGAAALLRRSILIYGVGGLVAPFVGIKLIDMILGAIGLT from the coding sequence ATGCCCGCCGCTCGGCCCCGTCGCGCGTCCGCGTGGAGCGGCCCGATCGTGCGTGCGGCGCTCGCCGACAGCCTGCGGAAGCTCGACCCGCGCGTCGCCGCGAGGAACCCGGTCATGTTCGTGGTGGAAGTGGGAAGCGCCGTCACGACGCTCATCGGGATCCGCGACGCGCTCTCCTCCGCCCCTCCCGCCGCACCGGCGTGGTTCACGCTCCAGGTGGCGCTGTGGCTCTGGTTCACGATCGTCTTCGCGAATTTCTCCGAAGCGCTCGCGGAGGGACGCGGGAAAGCGCAGGCCGACGCGCTGCGCGGCCTCCGGAAAGAGACGGTCGCACGCCGGCGCGCGGGCGCGCGCGAGGAGAGCGTGCCCGCGTCGGCGCTGCGGCGCGGCGACGAGGTCGTCGTCGAGACGGGCGAGACGATTCCGGGCGACGGCGAGGTCATCGAGGGGATCGCATCGGTCGACGAGTCGGCGATCACGGGCGAGTCGGCGCCGGTCATCCGCGAGAGCGGCGGCGATCGCTCTGCGGTGACCGGTGGCACGCGCGTCCTCTCCGACCGGATCGTCGTCCGGATCGGCGTCGATCCCGGCGAGTCGTTCCTCGACCGCATGATCGGTCTCGTCGAGGGCGCAACGCGCCGGAAGACGCCGAACGAGATTGCCCTTCACGTGATGCTCTCGGGAATGACGATCATCTTCCTCATCGCCTGCGTGACCCTGGTGCCGATCGGGGTTTATTCGGGGCTTCAGCTCACGACCCCCGTCATCGTCGCGCTCCTCGTCTGCCTGATCCCGACGACGATCGGGGGCCTGCTCTCCGCCATCGGAATCGCGGGGATGGACCGGCTGATCCGCCACAACGTCATCCCGCTGAGCGGACGCGCCGTCGAGGCCGCGGGCGACGTCGACACGATCCTCCTCGACAAGACCGGCACGATCACGCTCGGCAACCGCATGGCGACCGAGTTCCTGACCGCCGACGGCGCGACGAGGGACGAGCTGGCCGACGCCGCGCAGCTCGCCTCGCTCGCCGACGAGACGCCGGAGGGCCGCTCGATCGTCGTGCTCGCCAAGGAGCGCTACGGCCTGCGAGGACGCGAGATCGGCGATCAGGGCGCCCGCTTCGTCGCGTTCTCCGCGCAAACGCGGATGAGCGGATGCGACCTCGACGGCCGCGTCATCCGGAAAGGGGCGGTCGACGCGATCGCGCGCCACGTCGAAGCGCTCGGCGGCCGCCTCCCGGTGGGAATCGAGACGATCGTCGCGACGATCGCGAGGTCCGGAGGCACTCCGCTCGCGGTGGCCGACGGTCCCCGGGTGCTCGGCGTCATCCATCTCAAGGACATCGTGAAGGGCGGGCTGAAGGAGCGATTTGCGAAGTTCCGGTCGATGGGCCTCCGGACCGTCATGATCACCGGCGACAACCCCCTCACCGCCGCCGCGATCGCCGCCGAGGCCGGCGTCGACACCTTCCTGGCCGAGGCGACGCCCGAGATGAAGCTGAAGCTCATCCGCGAGGAGCAGGCGAAGGGCAAGCTCGTCGCAATGACCGGCGACGGCACGAACGATGCGCCCGCGCTCGCTCAGGCCGACGTCGCGATCGCGATGAACACCGGAACGCAAGCGGCGCGCGAGGCCGGCAACATGGTCGACCTCGACAGCAACCCGACGAAGCTCCTCGAGGTGGTCGAGGTCGGCAAGCAGCTCCTCATGACGCGCGGGTGTCTGACGACGTTTTCGATCTCGAACGACGTCGCGAAATACTTCGCGATCCTCCCGGCGCTCTTCATCCCCGTCTTCCCCGAGATCGCGCCGCTCAACGTGATGCACCTCGCCTCGCCGCGGAGCGCGATCCTCTCCGCGGTCATCTTCAACGCGCTCATCATCGTCGCCCTGATTCCGCTCGCGCTCCGAGGGGTGCGCTACCGCCCGCTCGGCGCCGCGGCGCTCCTCCGCCGATCGATCCTGATCTACGGCGTCGGCGGGCTCGTCGCACCGTTCGTCGGGATCAAGCTGATCGACATGATCCTCGGCGCGATCGGTCTCACGTAG